A single Pseudodesulfovibrio aespoeensis Aspo-2 DNA region contains:
- the fliG gene encoding flagellar motor switch protein FliG has product MADFTGPQKTAIVLLALGEKFTSDVFKRMERNEIAAVSKAMLYTDSIPREQVLQVLKEYNEALAYGAELLVGGAETVKRLLTKSLDSETAKYIMDSLDLDTGPTPFQELQNVSPRILAQILRNEHPQTLALILGHLHPDQAAELLQNLPAGVRAEVLMRLAKLEAVAEEMLMEVDKVLQSQLIAMGGKEGKKVGGVSAVAEILNAVDRNTEEEVLSEIEEESTQMAEDIRNLMFVFEDIKAVDDIAIRELLKEVSNEDLTVALKGASDDLKDKFFKNLSERASTMIKEDLEIMPPKKLSEVEAAQQNIVKTVRRLEDEGRIVINRGGSDVFV; this is encoded by the coding sequence ATGGCCGACTTCACAGGACCGCAGAAAACAGCCATCGTGCTGCTCGCCCTGGGCGAGAAGTTCACGTCGGACGTGTTCAAGCGGATGGAGCGCAACGAGATCGCCGCCGTGTCCAAGGCCATGCTCTATACCGACTCCATCCCCAGGGAGCAGGTGCTTCAGGTGCTCAAGGAGTACAACGAGGCCCTGGCCTACGGTGCCGAGCTCCTGGTGGGCGGTGCGGAAACGGTCAAGCGTCTGCTGACCAAGTCGCTCGACAGCGAGACGGCCAAGTACATCATGGATTCCCTGGACCTGGACACCGGCCCCACGCCCTTCCAGGAGTTGCAAAACGTCAGCCCGCGCATCCTGGCGCAGATACTCAGGAACGAGCACCCCCAGACCCTGGCGCTCATCCTGGGCCACCTGCACCCGGATCAGGCCGCAGAGCTGCTCCAGAACCTGCCCGCTGGCGTGCGCGCCGAAGTGCTCATGCGCCTTGCCAAGCTGGAGGCCGTGGCCGAGGAAATGCTCATGGAAGTGGACAAGGTGCTGCAAAGCCAGCTCATCGCCATGGGCGGCAAGGAAGGCAAGAAGGTCGGCGGCGTCTCTGCCGTGGCCGAAATCCTCAACGCTGTGGACCGCAACACCGAGGAGGAAGTCCTCTCCGAGATCGAAGAGGAATCCACCCAGATGGCCGAGGACATCCGAAACCTCATGTTCGTCTTCGAGGACATCAAGGCCGTCGACGACATCGCCATCCGCGAACTGCTCAAGGAGGTCTCCAACGAAGACCTTACCGTGGCCCTCAAGGGCGCGTCCGACGACCTCAAGGACAAGTTCTTCAAGAACCTGTCCGAGCGCGCCAGCACCATGATCAAGGAAGACCTGGAAATCATGCCGCCCAAGAAGCTCTCCGAGGTCGAGGCGGCACAGCAGAACATCGTCAAGACCGTCCGCCGCCTGGAAGACGAAGGCCGGATAGTCATCAACAGAGGTGGCAGCGATGTCTTTGTCTAG